In the genome of Diaphorobacter sp. HDW4A, the window TACTTGATCACCATGGTCTTGCCATGGAACTTGCGGATGTAGGGAAGCGCCTGGGCCAGGATTTCGGCCTTGTCGCGCGGGGCAATCGAGGAAAGATCGTTCATGGATTGAGGCCGTCCGGAAAAGGAGAGGGTCAGTGAATCGGATTACCTCAAATTGTGCCGCAAACACAAGACGGTCGGGACAAGCACACGGGAATCGCGCACCAATCCGTACCGTCAATTCAGTGTTTGATCCAGTTCGGCACCTTGAAGCGCACGATGCAAAGATAGGCAACGACATAGCTCACCACGAACAATACGCAGAACGCGATCAACACCCAGGTCTTGTTCCAGAACAGCACAGCCGGAACCACGGTCAACAGGGTGAACGCCCAGAGATATGGCGATGTGCGGTTGTTACGCATCAGCATGCGGCGCGATTCGTCGTCGTGGAACACGCCGATCACAATGCGGCGGTAGATCAGTTGGTGAAAGTGCAGCGCGTCCGCCATGCCCGGCGACACGCCGCGCGCAAGCTTGCGGTAGATGGAAAACAGCGTCTCCCAGATCGGATAGATCAGCAGCAACACCGGGAACCATGGCGAAACGTCCGGATTGCGCTGCACCAGCGATATGCTGACCATCGCAATCACCACGCCCCAGATGTAGGCGCCGCCGTCACCGGCAAACAGCATGCCGCGCGGGTAGTTCCAAATCAGAAAGCCTCCGGTCGCGGCGGCAAGGCAGACGATCAGCGAGCCGAGCGCGCGGTCGTTCACCTGCAGGCATACATGGGCGAGAGCGAGGCTGATGACCAGCGCCACCATGCTGGCGAGACCGTTGTAGCCGTCGATGATGTTGAAAGCGTGTGGCAGCCCGGCAATCGCCAGCAGCACGATGCCCATGCCGATCCAGGGCGCCTGGATCAGCAGCACATCGAGCCATGGAACGCCCAGGCGCGGAATGTTCATGCCCAGCAACCAGATCGCCAACACACCCGACAACAGGGTGAGCGCGAGCCGGTAGCGCACCGTCATGCGCTGCGTCATGTCCTCGACGATACCGCCGAGAGCCGCAGGCAGCAGAGCCACGATCCACCAGTAAGCCCAGTTGCCCAGCCGCAGCGAGCCAGGATCACCGGCCTGCGTGGATTGCACCACGCCCACCGCCCAGCTCACGCACAGCCCCATCAGCAGCGCCGCACCGCCCAGGCGCGGCACTTCGCCGGTATGAAAGCGCTGGGGCTTGAACTCGTCGTAGTGCGGTGTGCGACGCCCGCGCAGCGCGCGGATGATCAGCGCGGCCGTGAGACACGACACCAGAAAACCAATCAGCGACAGCCAGATCATGCGCGCTCAGTCCCAGCGGGAATCGACGCCATGGGCGGCAGTTGCCGCGCCTGACGATAGACGGACGAGGTCCAGAGCCTGAGCAGACTGCTCACATGCCACACCAAATGAGACAGCGAGCGTCCACTCGCGCGTTGTGCCGCATGGATCAATTGAACCGGGGCACGCACAATGCGCCAACCGGCCAGTCGGATACGCAAACTCAGATCAACATCCTCACAGTACATGAAATAACGTTCGTCAAAACCTCGAACCTGCTTCCACACGGAGGCAGGTAAAACCAGGCAGGCACCATTGACCCAATCCAGCCGCTTCTCGGACTGCCCTAAGGCACGACGTTGCCAAAGTGCAACAGGTGTAGGCAAAGCGCGCTCGCTGTCCTGCACGCGGCCCGCTTCATCCACCTGTGTCGGATAAGCACAGCCGACCCCAGTCTGCGCAGCGGTTGCCACCAAGGCGGCGAACGGATCTGCGCTCAGACGGATATCCGGATTGAGCACACACACAAAGTCTTCCATGGCTCCCGACAACGCACGGTTGTGGTTTTCACCGAAGCCCAATGGGCTCTCATTGCGCCTCACCTGCAGCTCGAATGGCCAATCGCCATCGGGGCCGCCGGGCACAGACACCACCTCGAGCGGCTTATTCAGCGTCAACACCACCCGATGGATGGAACACGCGCTGAAACGTTTCAGATCGTTGAGCAGTTCTGACACGGCAGCACCATGACCATGGCTCACTATTGACACGACCAGACGCCTTGGAATTGTTATCTCGGAATCCATTGGGTGCGTATTGTCCTCGTTACAGACTCCATCCGTGTCATTAATTGATTCCCGCCGAGCCTTGCGGCTTAGTCATAATTCGGGGATGACACAGAATATTGAGGATTTGCACGTCTATCTGCGCAAAATCCGTCCGGGCGAACGCACATCGCTTTCGGTTATCGCAAGTTTAGTTCATCAAAATGCCACGGTTCTCGACCTCGGCTGCGGCAGCGGGGCGCTCGGCCAGTATCTGAAAGAGACTTTGGGCTGCACCAGCGACGGCCTGACATGGAGTGAGGCCGAGGCCGCCCACGCCCGCCCGAACTACGGGCAGGTCGAAGTCGCAGATCTGGAAACCTGTGATTTACTTACTTTATTTACAAACAAACACTACGACTACATCGTCTGCGCAGACGTGCTCGAACACCTACGCCAGCCCGAGCGAATTCTGGCCGCCTGCCGCAAGCTGCTCAAGCCTGAGGGCAAGCTGCTGGTATCGGTACCGAATGCGGGCTATGCAGGCCTCGTCGCCGAGCTGCTGCAGGGTGAATTCCGCTACCGTGAAGAGGGACTGCTCGACCGCACCCACTTGCGCTTCTTCACCCGCCGCTCGCTCGCACGCTTTCTTGGCGAAAACGCCTGGCGCATTGACGTACTGGACACGGTGCGTCGCGAACTGCCCGAGTCCGAATTCAAGACCCAGTTCGACGATCTGCCGCCCGCCGTCGCGCGCTACCTGCTCGCCACGCCGGACGCCCTCGCCTACCAGTTCATCGGCGCCGCGCACCCCGTAGTAGAAGCGGTCACGGACAACCCGGATCAGGCCTCCGACCACGAACCCGCCCATGCGCTGTTCACCACCCAGCTCTATGTGGACCTTGGCAACGGCTACGCCGAAGACACCAAGATCAGCGCCACAGGTGCCATGGGCGAGGACCGTCAACGGGTGAAGTTCGAGATTCCGGTCGCCGATTCGCCATTGAGCCATCTGCGACTCGATCCCGCCGACCGCCCTGGCTTCCTGTACCTGTATTCCATCGTGCTGCGCGCCGCGAACGGTGATGCGCTCTGGAGCTGGTCGCCTGATCAGGCCGACAACATCCGCCTGGCCAAGACGCCGCAGCACCAGATTCTCTGGCAGCCCCCAGCCCCGCGCGTGTCCTCTGCCACCGTGATGCTGCTCACTGGCGATGATCCTTGGCTCGAACTGCCGCTGGTTGCGGCCCGCCTTGCGGACGCACTGCAGCAGACCCTCACGCTCGAACTTGACGTGGGGTGGCCCATGTCGGCCGACTATCTGGCGATGGCCCATCAGGTGCAGCCGCTGCATTCGCATATCGACCAGTTGAGCACCCATGTCGGGGACCTGAACGGACAGATCGTTGATCTGAACGGCCAGATCAACACCCTCAACGGCGAAACCTCCAGCCTGTCGCACTCACTAGCGGCCAGCGAAAACCAGCGCCGCAGTTTCCAGGACGAATCCGCGCAATTCCAGCGCAATGCCACGCGGCTCGAACACGAGCTGGTGAAGGTGCAGGGCGAGTTCAAGGATCTCGCAGCCCATCTAAAAGGCATCGAGAACTCGACGGTCTTCAAGGCGACTCGTCCGCTGGTCAATGCCAAGATCGCACTGGATCGCCTGCGCGGCAGAGCGCCCAAGCATGAGAAGTTGAAAGCCCGTCAATTCGTGCAGACGACGCCCGCCACTCCCATCGCACCCACAACTTATCCGGTGGACGTGATCGTGCCGGTCTACCGAGGTCTCGCCGACACGCAACTGTGCGTGGAATCAGTGCTCGCCGCGCCGGTGCAGGTGCCCTACCGCCTCATCGTCATCAACGACTGCAGCCCCGAGCCCGAAGTCACCAATTGGCTGCGCGAGCGCGCCGCTGGCGAGCCACGCATCATGCTGCTCGAGAACGAGGAAAACCTCGGCTTCGTCGGCACGGTCAATCGCGGCATGGCACTGTCGGATGCCAACGACGTGCTGCTGCTCAACAGCGACACCGAGGTTGCCAACAACTGGCTTGATCGCATCCGCGCCGCTGCCTATGGCGACAAGAAAATCGCCTCGGTCACGCCGTTCTCGACCAACGCGACGATCTGCAGCTACCCGCGCTTTTGCGAAGACAACCCGCTGCCGCCCGGCTACAGCACCGCACGCATGGACGCTCTGTGCGCCAAGACCAACCCCGGAGCCGTCGTCGACGTGCCGACCGGTGTAGGTTTCTGCATGTACATCCGCCGCGACAGCCTGAAGGACGTCGGCCTCTTCGACGTCAAGAACTTCGGCAAGGGCTACGGCGAGGAAAACGACTTCTGCCAACGCGCGGAAGGTGCTGGCTGGCGCAATTTGCATCTGCTCGACACCTTCGTGCTGCACACCGGCGGCGTGAGCTTCGGCGACAGCAAGAGCCCGCGCGAGCGAGCGGCCATGGAAAAGCTCGCGCGTCTGCACCCCAGCTACGCAAGCGACGTACACAAGTTCGTGCAGGCCGATCCGGCACGCCCATACCGTTTGGCGCTCGACGTGGCCCGCATCCGCGACGCCAACCAGCCCGTGATCCTCGCGGTGCTGCACGACCGCGCGGGTGGCACCGTGCGCCATGTGCGCGAGCTGGCCGAACACCTCACTGGCAAGGCCGTGTTCCTCACGCTCACGCCCTCGGCCAACAAGAGCCTGACTCTGCGCATGGCCTCCGAGGCCGAGGGATTTGATCTCGTGTTCAAGATCGACGAGCAGTTCGACGATCTGCTCAACGTGCTGAGCCAGTTGTATGTGTCGCATGTGCACTTCCACCACTTGCTTGGCCACGACAAGCATGTGCGCGATATTCCTGCGCTGCTGAACGTCACCTACGACTTCACCGCACACGATTTCTACAGCTACTGCACCTACATCACCATCACCGGCGAGGAAAACCGCTACCAGGGCGAAATCTCGCCCGGACAGTGCAAGTGCTGCACGCCGGACATGCCCGCGCCCACGGAGGGTAACGTCGCCCGCTGGCGTGGTGCCAACGCGCGTTTCCTGAGCGCCGCGCGCACGGTGATCACACCGAGCCACGACACGGCCAAGCGCATCATCGGCTTTGCGCCCGCCGCCAATGTGCATGCGATCCAGCACACGGACATTGACGCGAGCGTGCCCCTGCCGACTCCCGCGCCGCAGCCGATCACCGACGGCCGCGCGCTGCGCATTGTCGTGCTCGGCGCACTCAGCGCCATCAAGGGTGCCGATGTGCTGGAGGCTGCTGCGGTCGAAGCGGCACGCCAAGGCACGCCCGTGGAGTTCCACCTGCTCGGCTACGGCTACCGCCATCTGCTGAGCCAGCCCAAGGCCGCGCTCAGCGTTCACGGCGCGTACAAGGAAGAAGAGCTGCCGCAGTTGCTCGCGTGGCTCAAGCCCGACCTGATCTGGTTCCCCGCGCAGTGGCCCGAGACCTACAGCTACACGCTGAGCGCCGCGCTGCAGGCCGGCCTGCCCGTGGTGGTTCCGGACATCGGCGCCTTCGCCGAGCGCGTAGTTGACCGTCCATGGACCTGGATTCACGAATGGGATCGTGACGCCAAGGAATGGGTTGATTTCTTCGAGCAGATCCGCAAGGACAACTTCGCACCGGCCATTGCACCCTCTCTCGAGTCGGCCCAACCCAATGCGCCGAAAACGCCGGAAGCAGACGGCTGGACCTACCAGAGCGACTACTTCACCCACATGTCCGCGCCTTCAGAGCCCGCGGCCGACGCAGCACCGCTCGAAGGCGACTACATGGCGCAGTTCGTCCCCGAGCGCGCCTACAGCGGCGCGACCAAGGCGGGCATTCTGGGCATGCTGGTCTACCTGCGCTCGCTGCCCGTGCTGCGCGGCGTGGCACGCAAGATTCCGCCGCAGTTCCAGCGGCAAGTGAAAACCTGGTTGAACGGCTGATCGGACTTCGGTCCCTCCACAAAATGTGGCTCCCGATGAGGAGCCCATTTTTCTTTCGGTGTTGCGCGACGAGTTTATGGAATCACCCGAAACAGCGTCCAGTTCACCCCATCGGTCTTTTCCATCTGCAAACGCGCATTGCCCTTGAGCAGCGCGGCGTCTTGCATGTTGGCGAGCACAAAGCCCGCCTTCACCTTGGCGAAATCGAAGCGCTCAGGCTCCACGCTGAGCGTCACCGCATCCATGCGCGGGCTGCTGATGCGGAAGTCCGCACCGGACAACTCAGGCGCCAGTTTGATCTGCATGAACTGGTAGCGGTTGTAGACCTGCTCCTGCTTGCCCTCGAGATCCAGATCTCGCCAGAACTTCAGCGGCGGATCGTAGAAAAAGCTGTTGACCACGCCCACGCCCGCCACCGGCAAGGCGCTCACCCAGAGGTCCTCGTTCACGACGGCAACACGTGCCGGCACGCCCGCCTCGGGCTTCAGTGCGTCGTGCAACTCCGGCACGAGACGCACATGCTGCGGTGCCTGCTGCAGCGGATTGAACGGCAAACTTACCGCAAGTGTCCATGCCGCGCTGATCGCCACCGCGTTCCATACGCGCCCCCGCACCACCAGATAGGCCAGCCACGCCGCGCCTACCAGAATCAATGCGAACACCGCAGGGTTCAGCCAGTCTTGCATGGGCACGGGCATCGACGTGAGATGGTGCCCGTTGATCCACGCAAAACCCGCAGCGGTCAACGCCGCGCAGGCCTGCAGGGATGACGCTCTGGCGCGCGAGCGTTCGGCCCATGCACGCAGCGCCGTGGCTTCCTGTATGAAATATCCCAGCAGAAAGACCTGAGCGAGGACCAGCACCACATCGAGACGGAATGCAGGCACCTTGCCCCACAGCGTCACACGCACGAGCCACGCAGGAATGCCTACAAACATGTAGACCAGCACGAACGCAATGAACGCCCACAGCACAAGCACCAGTGCATCCACGGAACGCTGGATGGCGAGTCGCAGCAGCGTGGCGACCGCCAGTGGAATCAGCAGATAGAGGCTACCCGCGGCGTCGCT includes:
- a CDS encoding glycosyltransferase, with product MSELLNDLKRFSACSIHRVVLTLNKPLEVVSVPGGPDGDWPFELQVRRNESPLGFGENHNRALSGAMEDFVCVLNPDIRLSADPFAALVATAAQTGVGCAYPTQVDEAGRVQDSERALPTPVALWQRRALGQSEKRLDWVNGACLVLPASVWKQVRGFDERYFMYCEDVDLSLRIRLAGWRIVRAPVQLIHAAQRASGRSLSHLVWHVSSLLRLWTSSVYRQARQLPPMASIPAGTERA
- a CDS encoding glycosyltransferase family 4 protein; this encodes MIWLSLIGFLVSCLTAALIIRALRGRRTPHYDEFKPQRFHTGEVPRLGGAALLMGLCVSWAVGVVQSTQAGDPGSLRLGNWAYWWIVALLPAALGGIVEDMTQRMTVRYRLALTLLSGVLAIWLLGMNIPRLGVPWLDVLLIQAPWIGMGIVLLAIAGLPHAFNIIDGYNGLASMVALVISLALAHVCLQVNDRALGSLIVCLAAATGGFLIWNYPRGMLFAGDGGAYIWGVVIAMVSISLVQRNPDVSPWFPVLLLIYPIWETLFSIYRKLARGVSPGMADALHFHQLIYRRIVIGVFHDDESRRMLMRNNRTSPYLWAFTLLTVVPAVLFWNKTWVLIAFCVLFVVSYVVAYLCIVRFKVPNWIKH
- a CDS encoding methyltransferase domain-containing protein; translated protein: MTQNIEDLHVYLRKIRPGERTSLSVIASLVHQNATVLDLGCGSGALGQYLKETLGCTSDGLTWSEAEAAHARPNYGQVEVADLETCDLLTLFTNKHYDYIVCADVLEHLRQPERILAACRKLLKPEGKLLVSVPNAGYAGLVAELLQGEFRYREEGLLDRTHLRFFTRRSLARFLGENAWRIDVLDTVRRELPESEFKTQFDDLPPAVARYLLATPDALAYQFIGAAHPVVEAVTDNPDQASDHEPAHALFTTQLYVDLGNGYAEDTKISATGAMGEDRQRVKFEIPVADSPLSHLRLDPADRPGFLYLYSIVLRAANGDALWSWSPDQADNIRLAKTPQHQILWQPPAPRVSSATVMLLTGDDPWLELPLVAARLADALQQTLTLELDVGWPMSADYLAMAHQVQPLHSHIDQLSTHVGDLNGQIVDLNGQINTLNGETSSLSHSLAASENQRRSFQDESAQFQRNATRLEHELVKVQGEFKDLAAHLKGIENSTVFKATRPLVNAKIALDRLRGRAPKHEKLKARQFVQTTPATPIAPTTYPVDVIVPVYRGLADTQLCVESVLAAPVQVPYRLIVINDCSPEPEVTNWLRERAAGEPRIMLLENEENLGFVGTVNRGMALSDANDVLLLNSDTEVANNWLDRIRAAAYGDKKIASVTPFSTNATICSYPRFCEDNPLPPGYSTARMDALCAKTNPGAVVDVPTGVGFCMYIRRDSLKDVGLFDVKNFGKGYGEENDFCQRAEGAGWRNLHLLDTFVLHTGGVSFGDSKSPRERAAMEKLARLHPSYASDVHKFVQADPARPYRLALDVARIRDANQPVILAVLHDRAGGTVRHVRELAEHLTGKAVFLTLTPSANKSLTLRMASEAEGFDLVFKIDEQFDDLLNVLSQLYVSHVHFHHLLGHDKHVRDIPALLNVTYDFTAHDFYSYCTYITITGEENRYQGEISPGQCKCCTPDMPAPTEGNVARWRGANARFLSAARTVITPSHDTAKRIIGFAPAANVHAIQHTDIDASVPLPTPAPQPITDGRALRIVVLGALSAIKGADVLEAAAVEAARQGTPVEFHLLGYGYRHLLSQPKAALSVHGAYKEEELPQLLAWLKPDLIWFPAQWPETYSYTLSAALQAGLPVVVPDIGAFAERVVDRPWTWIHEWDRDAKEWVDFFEQIRKDNFAPAIAPSLESAQPNAPKTPEADGWTYQSDYFTHMSAPSEPAADAAPLEGDYMAQFVPERAYSGATKAGILGMLVYLRSLPVLRGVARKIPPQFQRQVKTWLNG